The Setaria italica strain Yugu1 chromosome IX, Setaria_italica_v2.0, whole genome shotgun sequence genome has a window encoding:
- the LOC101763086 gene encoding 60S ribosome subunit biogenesis protein NIP7 homolog, whose product MRPLDEKETTQVFEKLFKFTGPNLKHLLERPAVEGPDPEPGRYCLRLHKNRVYYASESLVRRATAVARPRLAAVGTPIGKFTHHGSFHLTVHALDLLAAHARRRVWLKPDTERSFLFGNSVPKSSLARITENTKAGDGVVVMSMADVPLGFGVAARSAQDCRKADTNAVVVLHQSDAGEYLRKEEELM is encoded by the coding sequence atgaggCCGCTCGACGAGAAGGAGACGACGCAGGTCTTCGAGAAGCTGTTCAAGTTCACGGGCCCCAACCTGAAGCACCTCCTGGAGCGTCCCGCCGTGGAGGGCCCCGACCCGGAGCCGGGCCGCTACTGCCTCCGCCTCCACAAGAACCGCGTCTACTACGCCTCCGAGTCCCTCgtccgccgcgccaccgccgtcgcccgcccgcgcctcgccgccgtggGCACCCCCATCGGTAAGTTCACCCACCACGGCTCGTTCCACCTCACCGTCcacgcgctcgacctcctggcggcgcacgcgcgccgccgcgtctGGCTCAAGCCCGACACGGAGCGCTCCTTCCTCTTCGGCAACTCCGTGCCCAAGTCCTCCCTCGCCCGCATCACCGAGAACACCaaggccggcgacggcgtcgtcgtCATGTCCATGGCCGACGTGCCGCTCGGCTTCGGCGTCGCCGCGAGGTCGGCGCAGGACTGCAGGAAAGCCGACACCAACGCAGTCGTCGTGCTGCACCAGTCTGACGCCGGGGAGTACCTCcgcaaggaggaggagctcatgtGA